The Spiribacter roseus genome includes the window ACGACGATACCGACACCCACTGCACCGCCGAGGCCGATTTCGCCGATGCCCGCCAGGTGGCGGATACGCTCGGTATCCCGCTGCATCGGGCGAACTTTGCCGCCGAGTACCGTACCGAGGTGTTCGACCACTGTCTGCGCGAGTTCCAGGCCGGCCGAACCCCGAACCCCGACATTCTGTGCAACCAGCGTATCAAGTTCCGGGCGTTTCTTGACCATGCCCGGCGTCTGGGTGCCGATGCGGTGGCTACCGGCCACTACGCCCGGGTGGGGGGCGAGCCGGGCGCACGCACGCTCGAGCGCGCCGCCGATGCCGATAAGGATCAGACGTACTTTCTGTATACACTGGGGCAGACCCAGCTCGAGGCCGCACTGTTTCCGCTCGCCGGGCGCACCAAGCCCGAGGTGCGGCGGCTCGCCGACGAGGCCGGCTTCGAGAATTTCAACAAACCCGACAGCACGGGCATCTGCTTTATCGGCGAGCGCGACTTCCAGGGATTCCTCGGGCGCTACATCGATCGCCGCCCCGGGCCGATCGTGTCACTGGACGGCGAAACCCTGGGCGAGCACAACGGCCTCGCCTTCTACACGCTGGGGCAGCGCCGTGGCCTGAATCTGGGCGGCAGTGCCGCGCACCCCGGGCTGCCCTGGTACGTCGCCGACAAGGACATGGCCGGCAACCGGCTGATCGTGGTGCAGGGCCATGACCACCCGGCGCTGCAGAACGACGGGCTGATCGCCGACCAGTGGCAGTGGGTGGATGGTCGCGGCCCGATGGAGCCGATCCGCTGCACTGCCCGGCTGCGACATCGTCAGGTGGATCAGCCGGGCTGGCTGACACCGCTGGACGACGGTCGCCGGCAGCTCGACTTTGATCAACCCCAGCGGGCGGTGGCCCCGGGTCAGTCGGTGGTGGTCTATGACGGATCGCTGTGCCTGGGCGGCGGCATCATCCAGACGCGGCTGCCGGCTGCGGGGAGCCCGATCCTTGGCGTCGCCTGAGCAAGCCCGTGCCGCGGCGATGGCAGCGGTTTTTCAGGCGCTGGACGGGGTGCGCGACATCGCCGATCGCGGTCAGCACGATGCCGAAGCCACCCGCACCTGCCTGCGCGGACTGCTGGGCGATTACAGCGGCTCCGTGACCGGCCTTTACGGCGGCGATGCCTCGCTGCGGCGGGGGCTGGATCTGCTGATCAGCCATCTCGCCCAACCGCAGTCCATGCACCTGACGCGCTATCTGGTCGCCGTCCTGCAGCTGGAACGGCGGCTGCGTCGCGACCGCGCCCGCCTGACCGCCCTCGCCGCCGGACTTGAGCGCACGCGCCACCAGGCGGATTATTTCGGCCAGATTGACCATGACAGCGTCATCCACCATCTGGGCGACCTGTACAGCGAGCACATCAGCCCGCTGAGGCCCCGGATCATGGTTCAGGGACATGCCCACCACCTGCAGGACAGCCGCAACGCGGCACTGATCCGGGCCCTGCTGCTGGCGGCCATCCGGGCGGCGGGACTCTGGCAGATGAACGGCGGCGGCCGACTGCGCCTGGTGCTCGGGCGTCGTGCCCTCATCGAGACGGCCCGGACCCTGAAGGCCGCGGCGTGACCCCCGGCGTGCGTCGCTGAAAGTGCATGCTCATGGCGGCCGGGTCATGTAAAATAATGGATTCACACGGGTCGACGGACCCCACACAAAGGACGTGCACGATGCGCACGCCGATTCCGGGAGGAAGTCATGAGCAATAGCTACAATGCCCGCGGGACACTGGACGTCAAGGGCAAGCAGTACGAGATCTACCGCCTCGACGCGCTCAAGGACCAGTACGACATCGACCGGCTGCCATTCTCGCTGAAGGTGCTGCTCGAGAATCAGCTGCGCAAGGAGGACGGCAAGAACATCGGTCCCGAGCAGATCAAGGCCATCGCTGAGTGGGATCCGCATGGCGGGCCCGGCAACCAGGTGTCATTCATGCCGGCGCGAGTCGTGCTCCAGGACTTTACCGGTGTGCCGGCCGTCGTGGACCTGGCGGCGATGCGCGATGCGATGAAACGCCTGGGCGGCAATCCCGACCTGATCAACCCCCTTGAGCCGGCGGATCTGGTCATCGACCACTCGGTCATGGTGGATCACTTCGGCACGTCCAATGCGCTCGATCTCAACAGCAAGATCGAGTTCAAGCGCAACGAAGAGCGCTACAAGTTCCTGCGCTGGGGTCAGAAGGCCTTCTCCAACTTCCGCGTGGTTCCGCCCGGTACCGGCATCGTGCATCAGGTCAACCTCGAGTACCTGTCCAAGGGCGTATTCACCAAGGAAACCGAAAACGGCACCCAGGCCTACCCCGACACGCTGGTCGGCACCGACTCGCACACCACGATGGTGAACGGGCTTGGCGTGCTGGGCTGGGGCGTGGGCGGCATTGAGGCCGAGGCCGCCATGCTCGGCCAGCCCATCACCATGCTGGTCCCCGAAGTGATCGGGTTCCGTCTCAGCGGCGAGCTGCGGGAAGGCGCGACCGCCACCGATCTGGTCCTGACCGTGACCGAGCAGCTCCGCAAGAAGGGCGTCGTCGGCAAGTTCGTCGAGTTCTTCGGCGACGGCCTCGACAATCTGCCCCTCGCCGACCGCGCGACCATCGGCAACATGGCGCCGGAGTACGGCGCGACCTGTGGCATTTTCCCGATCGACAAGGAGACCATCGAGTATCTCCGCGTCTCAGGGCGTGACCAGGAAACCATCGACCTGGTCGAGGCCTATGCCCGCGAGCAGGGCATGTGGCGCGAGACCGGCTCGCGCGAGGCGGAATATACCGACGTGGTCGAGCTCGATCTGGGCGACGTCGTACCCAGCATCGCCGGTCCGCGCCGGCCGCAGGACCGGATCCCGCTGACGAATGCCAAGTCGGCCTTCCTCGAGTACCTCGAAGAGGAGCTCACCGCTCGCGGCACCATGCCCGATGCCGAAGAAGCCCGCTTCGAGGGCGAGGGCGGCTCCACGGCCCCGGGTCAGGCGCTCTGGCATGAGAAGGGCGCCATCAAGGTCAACAACGAGGGGGAGGAGTTCATGCTCAAGCACGGCGATGTCGTCATCGCCGCGATCACCTCCTGCACCAACACCTCCAACCCGGCCGTGCTGGTAGCCGCGGGGCTGGTCGCCAAGAAGGCCCGCGAGCGCGGCCTGACCAGCAAGCCGTGGGTGAAGACCTCGTTCGCGCCCGGCTCGCAGGTGGTGCCGGCCTATCTCGGCGAGGCCGGGCTGATGGAGCCGCTCCAGGCACTCGGCTTTGACGTGGTCGGATTTGGCTGCACCACCTGCATCGGCAACTCCGGGCCTCTGCCCGAGCCGATCAGTGAGGCCATCCGCGAGGGCGATCTGAATGTCGCCGGCGTGCTGTCGGGCAACCGGAACTTTGAGGGCCGCATCCATCCGGACGTGCCGGCCAACTATCTGGCCTCGCCGCCGCTGGTGGTGGCCTATGCCCTCGCCGGCAGCGTCGCCAAGGACATCGCCCACGATCCCCTCGAGTACGACGCCGATGGCAATCCGGTGTATCTCAAGGATATCTGGCCCAGCCAGAAAGAGATCTCGGACATCATCGAGGAGTACATCAACTACAAGATGTACCGCGAGCAGTACGCCAACGTGTTCGAAGGGTCAAAGACCTGGCGCGAGCTGCCGGCGCCGGAAGGCCAGACCTACGAGTGGCCGGATTCGAGCTATGTCCGCAACCCCCCCTACTTCGAGGGCATGGACATGGAGCCGGGCGATATCTCGGAGATCAAGCAGGCACGCTGCCTGGTAAAGGTGGGCGATTCAATCACCACCGACCACATCTCCCCGGCCGGCGCCATCAAGGCGGACAGCCCCGCCGGTGAATATCTGCGCTCGCTGGGTATCCTGCCGCAGGACTTCAACAGCTACGGCTCCCGGCGGGGCAACCACGAGGTCATGATGCGCGGCACCTTCGCCAACGTGCGGCTGAAAAACCAGCTGGCACCCGGCACGCAGGGCAGCTGGACCACGTTCTTCCCCACCGGCGAGCAGACCTCGATCTTCGATGCCGCGATGCGCTACAAAGAGCAGGGCACCCCGCTCGTCGTGCTGGCCGGCAAGGAGTACGGCACCGGCTCGAGTCGTGACTGGGCGGCCAAGGGCACTGCGCTGCTGGGCGTCCGCTTCGTCATCGCCGAGAGCTACGAGCGCATCCACCGATCCAACCTGGTTGGCTTCGGCGTGGTTCCGCTGCAGTTCGCCGAGGGTGAGAATGCCGAAAGCCTTGGCCTGACCGGCGAGGAGACGTTCAGCGTCGGCAGTCTCGATTCAGAGCCGGATTCGGTCACCGTCCGGGCAGTGACGCCGGATGGCGAGGTGAAGAGCTTCGAGGCACGGGTGCGCATCGACACAC containing:
- the mnmA gene encoding tRNA 2-thiouridine(34) synthase MnmA encodes the protein MQHTSHVIVGLSGGVDSAVSAWLLKAQGYRVEGLFMKNWEDDDTDTHCTAEADFADARQVADTLGIPLHRANFAAEYRTEVFDHCLREFQAGRTPNPDILCNQRIKFRAFLDHARRLGADAVATGHYARVGGEPGARTLERAADADKDQTYFLYTLGQTQLEAALFPLAGRTKPEVRRLADEAGFENFNKPDSTGICFIGERDFQGFLGRYIDRRPGPIVSLDGETLGEHNGLAFYTLGQRRGLNLGGSAAHPGLPWYVADKDMAGNRLIVVQGHDHPALQNDGLIADQWQWVDGRGPMEPIRCTARLRHRQVDQPGWLTPLDDGRRQLDFDQPQRAVAPGQSVVVYDGSLCLGGGIIQTRLPAAGSPILGVA
- the hflD gene encoding high frequency lysogenization protein HflD, yielding MASPEQARAAAMAAVFQALDGVRDIADRGQHDAEATRTCLRGLLGDYSGSVTGLYGGDASLRRGLDLLISHLAQPQSMHLTRYLVAVLQLERRLRRDRARLTALAAGLERTRHQADYFGQIDHDSVIHHLGDLYSEHISPLRPRIMVQGHAHHLQDSRNAALIRALLLAAIRAAGLWQMNGGGRLRLVLGRRALIETARTLKAAA
- the acnA gene encoding aconitate hydratase AcnA; this translates as MSNSYNARGTLDVKGKQYEIYRLDALKDQYDIDRLPFSLKVLLENQLRKEDGKNIGPEQIKAIAEWDPHGGPGNQVSFMPARVVLQDFTGVPAVVDLAAMRDAMKRLGGNPDLINPLEPADLVIDHSVMVDHFGTSNALDLNSKIEFKRNEERYKFLRWGQKAFSNFRVVPPGTGIVHQVNLEYLSKGVFTKETENGTQAYPDTLVGTDSHTTMVNGLGVLGWGVGGIEAEAAMLGQPITMLVPEVIGFRLSGELREGATATDLVLTVTEQLRKKGVVGKFVEFFGDGLDNLPLADRATIGNMAPEYGATCGIFPIDKETIEYLRVSGRDQETIDLVEAYAREQGMWRETGSREAEYTDVVELDLGDVVPSIAGPRRPQDRIPLTNAKSAFLEYLEEELTARGTMPDAEEARFEGEGGSTAPGQALWHEKGAIKVNNEGEEFMLKHGDVVIAAITSCTNTSNPAVLVAAGLVAKKARERGLTSKPWVKTSFAPGSQVVPAYLGEAGLMEPLQALGFDVVGFGCTTCIGNSGPLPEPISEAIREGDLNVAGVLSGNRNFEGRIHPDVPANYLASPPLVVAYALAGSVAKDIAHDPLEYDADGNPVYLKDIWPSQKEISDIIEEYINYKMYREQYANVFEGSKTWRELPAPEGQTYEWPDSSYVRNPPYFEGMDMEPGDISEIKQARCLVKVGDSITTDHISPAGAIKADSPAGEYLRSLGILPQDFNSYGSRRGNHEVMMRGTFANVRLKNQLAPGTQGSWTTFFPTGEQTSIFDAAMRYKEQGTPLVVLAGKEYGTGSSRDWAAKGTALLGVRFVIAESYERIHRSNLVGFGVVPLQFAEGENAESLGLTGEETFSVGSLDSEPDSVTVRAVTPDGEVKSFEARVRIDTPTEWGYFRNGGILHYVLRDLAQRSHQAA